In Erigeron canadensis isolate Cc75 chromosome 7, C_canadensis_v1, whole genome shotgun sequence, one DNA window encodes the following:
- the LOC122607351 gene encoding inorganic pyrophosphatase TTM1 isoform X2, with translation MSQENSSVVESPRRRSGLLRDQVQLVKKKDSSRYEIAPIQDTLSFEKGFFVVIRACQLLVQKNEGILLVGVAGPSGAGKTVFTDKVLNFMPSIAVITMDNYNDATRIVDGNFDDPRLTDYDTLLENIHGLKEGRSVEVPIYDFKSSSRIGYRTVEVPSSRIVIIEGIYALSEKLRPLLDLRVSVTGGVHFDLVKRVLRDIQRVGQEPEEIIHQISETVYPMYKAFIEPDLQTAHIKIINKFNPFSGFQNPSYILKSKKTVTPEQMKAVLSQEHEEIKEETYDIYLLPPGEDPEACQSYLRMRNRDGKYSLMFEEWVTDSPFIISPRITFEVSVRLLGGLMALGYTIAAILKRSSHVFFDEKVCVKSDWLEQLNRTYVQVQGRDRLYVKYIGEQLGLDGTYVPRTYIEQIQLEKAVNDVMTLPDDLKTKLSIDDDLVSSPKEALSRASADRRSKYLNSRRFDGRTPDSPATVANQGVITNLSEQISTLNERMDDFTSRIEELTSKFSQRRVPSHQNIANQAESCNGSATSLFMAGLGNGSLTGQLLPNSASSNQLARETPLMEEVLLIARGQRQVMHQLDNLSSLLRDYVSEKGQQGGLQPVDKSNRLTAAIDSYGGPLIATLAIGGLGFLFCRALYSQK, from the exons ATGTCACAAGAAAATTCTTCGGTTGTTGAATCGCCTAGACGTCGTTCTGGTCTACTAAGAGATCAAGTTCAGTTGGTGAAAAAGAAAGATTCATCCCGTTATGAGATTGCCCCTATTCAAGATACTTTGTCATTTGAAAAGGGTTTCTTTGTAGTGATCCGTGCATGCCAGTTATTGGTTCAAAAGAATGAGGGCATTCTGTTAGTTGGTGTAGCCGGTCCATCTGGGGCTGGGAAGACTGTATTTACTGATAAAGTCCTCAACTTTATGCCCAGTATTGCTGTCATAACAATGGATAACTACAATGATGCAACTCGTATTGTTGATGGCAACTTTGACG ATCCTAGGCTGACAGATTACGACACATTGCTTGAGAACATCCATGGCCTGAAGGAAGGGAGGTCCGTGGAAGTTcccatatatgattttaagtcAAGTTCACGAATTGGTTACAG AACAGTCGAAGTTCCCTCCTCTCGTATAGTCATTATTGAAGGGATTTATGCACTTAGTGAAAAACTAAGACCATTATTAGATCTCCGTGTCTCTGTCACTGGTGGAGTACACTTTGACCTTGTCAAGCGTGTTTTAAGAGACATTCAACGTGTTGGGCAAGAACCAGAAGAAATAATTCACCAAATTTCTGAGACG GTATATCCCATGTACAAAGCTTTCATCGAGCCTGATCTACAGACTGCACATATAAAAATCATCAACAAGTTTAATCCCTTTTCTGGATTCCAGAATCCCAGTTATATTTTAAAG TCTAAGAAGACAGTGACCCCTGAGCAAATGAAAGCAGTTCTTTCTCAAGAACATgaagaaataaaagaagaaaCTTATGATATATATCTTCTTCCACCCGGTGAAGATCCCGAAGCTTGTCAATCGTATCTGAGGATGAGGAACAGGGATGGAAAGTACAGCCTGATGTTTGAG gaGTGGGTGACTGATAGTCCATTCATCATATCACCTAGAATCACCTTTGAAGTGAGCGTTCGTCTTCTTGGTGGACTAATGGCATTAGGATACACAATTGCTGCCATACTCAAAAGAAGCAGCCATGTATTTTTTGATGAGAAGGTCTGTGTGAAAAGTGATTGGTTAGAGCAACTCAATCGCACCTACGTTCAG GTGCAAGGAAGAGACCGTTTGTATGTGAAATATATTGGAGAGCAGCTTGGATTAGATGGAACATATGTTCCTCGAACTTACATTGAACAAATACAGCTAGAAAAAGCCGTAAATGATGTGATG ACATTGCCAGATGATCTGAAAACAAAGCTTAGCATAGATGATGATTTGGTTTCAAGCCCTAAAGAAGCTTTATCTCGTGCATCTGCTGATAGGAGATCCAAATACCTTAACAG TAGGCGATTTGATGGGAGGACACCTGATTCACCAGCAACAGTGGCAAATCAA GGAGTCATCACTAACCTATCAGAACAAATTTCCACTCTTAACGAAAGGATGGATGACTTTACATCTCGTATTGAAGAACTAACTTCAAAGTTCTCTCAAAGAAGAGTGCCGAGCCATCAAAATATTGCTAACCAGGCTGAATCGTGCAATGGCTCTGCAACTTCACTGTTCATGGCTGGCCTAGGAAATGGTTCATTGACCGGTCAACTGCTACCTAATTCTGCATCTTCTAACCAGTTGGCACGAGAGACCCCCCTCATGGAAGAG GTGCTACTCATAGCAAGAGGTCAACGTCAAGTGATGCATCAGTTAGACAACTTAAGTAGCCTGTTACGTGATTATGTGTCAGAAAAGGGTCAGCAAGGAGGATTACAGCCGGTCGATAAGAGCAACAGATTGACAGCAGCAATCGATTCCTATGGAGGACCCTTAATTGCAACATTGGCAATTGGTGGGCTGGGTTTCTTATTTTGCAGGGCCTTGTATTCTCAAAAGTAA
- the LOC122608123 gene encoding H/ACA ribonucleoprotein complex subunit 2-like protein produces the protein MGGSDSEAEKSTMKEKEKKKLLALAPIAKPLAGKKLSKRTLKLVRKAAEHKCLKRGVKEVVKSIRRGNKGVCVIAGNITPIDVITHVPILCEESEIPYVYVTSKEDLANAGATKRPTCCVLVLPKPTKAELGEEIQQKLKSEYDQVATEITSLAASMF, from the exons atggggGGAAGTGATAGTGAAGCAGAGAAATCAACAATGAAAGAAAAGGAGAAGAAGAAACTGTTAGCATTAGCACCAATTGCTAAACCACTTGCTGGCAAAAAACTATCTAAACGTACCTTAAAACTTGTTCGCAAAG CTGCGGAacataaatgtttaaaaagagGAGTTAAAGAGGTTGTGAAAAGCATCAGGCGTGGTAATAAAGG AGTGTGTGTAATTGCGGGAAATATAACTCCAATTGATGTGATAACTCACGTTCCGATATTATGCGAAGAGTCAGAGATACCATATGTTTACGTCACATCAAAGGAA GATCTTGCAAATGCAGGTGCAACCAAGAGGCCGACATGCTGTGTTCTTGTTCTTCCCAAGCCAACAAAGGCAGAACTTGGAGAGGAAATCCAGCAAAAACTGAAAAGCGAATATGATCAAGTTGCTACAGAAATAACATCACTTGCTGCTTCTATGTTCTGA
- the LOC122607346 gene encoding serine/threonine-protein kinase 16-like, with the protein MGCSFSGLNALYDSTNGDVWINENRFKVIRQLGEGGFAYVFLVKEILINNVDGSGVGNKFKDPSHISDDGTYAMKKVLIQSNEQLHSVKEEIRISSMFNHPNLLPLLDHAIISVKGTPEQKWTHEAYLLFPVHLDGTLLDNAATMKTKKEFFSTSDVLQIFRQLCAGLQHMHNLETPYAHNDVKPGNVLLTHRKGQPPLAVLMDFGSARPARKQIRSRSEALQLQEWASEHVSAPFRAPELWDCPSQVDIDERTDVWSLGCTLYAIMYGVSPFEYALGESGGSLQLAVINAQIKWPTTPKPSYPDALHQFVSWMLQPQAAVRPRIDDILIHVDKLITKFSL; encoded by the exons atgggGTGCTCTTTTTCTGGGCTGAATGCTTTATATGATTCAACAAATGGTGATGTTTGGATTAATGAAAATAGATTTAAAGTAATAAGGCAACTTGGTGAAGGTGGATTTGCATATGTGTTTCTTGTTAAGGAAATTCTTATTAATAATGTTGATGGTAGTGGTGTTGGTAACAAGTTTAAAGATCCTTCTCATATTTCTG ATGATGGAACTTATGCTATGAAGAAAGTGTTGATTCAGAGTAATGAACAGTTGCATTCTGTCAAGGAGGAGATCCGTATCTCATCTATGTTTAATCACCCGAATCTGCTTCCTTTACTTGATCATGCTATTATCTCCGTGAAA GGCACACCAGAACAGAAATGGACACATGAGGCGTACCTGTTATTTCCAGTCCATTTGGACGGGACATTGCTGGACAATGCAGCAACAATGAAGACTAAGAAGGAGTTCTTTTCTACCTCTGATGTTCTCCAGATTTTCCGTCAG CTTTGTGCAGGACTTCAGCATATGCACAATCTTGAAACACCATATGCACATAATGATGTGAAACCTGGAAATGTCCTTTTAACACATCGTAAAGGACAGCCACCATTGGCTGTGTTGATGGATTTTGGAAGTGCCCGTCCTGCTAGAAAGCAGATTCGCTCTAGATCAGAGGCCCTTCAGCTGCAG GAATGGGCATCTGAGCATGTTTCAGCACCTTTCCGAGCTCCTGAATTATGGGATTGCCCAAGCCAAGTAGATATTGATGAAAGGACAGATGTATGGTCTTTAGGTTGCACTTTGTATGCTATAAT GTATGGTGTATCGCCATTTGAGTATGCACTAGGGGAGTCGGGGGGAAGCTTGCAATTGGCTGTGATTAATGCACAGATTAAGTGGCCAACAACCCCTAAACCATCATATCCTGATGCCCTTCATCAGTTTGTTTCATGGATGCTCCAGCCTCAAGCCGCTGTTCGACCTCGCATAGACGACATCCTCATTCATGTTGATAAGTTGATCACCAAGTTCTCCCTTTAA
- the LOC122607351 gene encoding inorganic pyrophosphatase TTM1 isoform X1: MSQENSSVVESPRRRSGLLRDQVQLVKKKDSSRYEIAPIQDTLSFEKGFFVVIRACQLLVQKNEGILLVGVAGPSGAGKTVFTDKVLNFMPSIAVITMDNYNDATRIVDGNFDDPRLTDYDTLLENIHGLKEGRSVEVPIYDFKSSSRIGYRTVEVPSSRIVIIEGIYALSEKLRPLLDLRVSVTGGVHFDLVKRVLRDIQRVGQEPEEIIHQISETVYPMYKAFIEPDLQTAHIKIINKFNPFSGFQNPSYILKSKKTVTPEQMKAVLSQEHEEIKEETYDIYLLPPGEDPEACQSYLRMRNRDGKYSLMFEEWVTDSPFIISPRITFEVSVRLLGGLMALGYTIAAILKRSSHVFFDEKVCVKSDWLEQLNRTYVQVQGRDRLYVKYIGEQLGLDGTYVPRTYIEQIQLEKAVNDVMTLPDDLKTKLSIDDDLVSSPKEALSRASADRRSKYLNRGGGHSFSNRERNLSKLTKLSINSRRFDGRTPDSPATVANQGVITNLSEQISTLNERMDDFTSRIEELTSKFSQRRVPSHQNIANQAESCNGSATSLFMAGLGNGSLTGQLLPNSASSNQLARETPLMEEVLLIARGQRQVMHQLDNLSSLLRDYVSEKGQQGGLQPVDKSNRLTAAIDSYGGPLIATLAIGGLGFLFCRALYSQK; this comes from the exons ATGTCACAAGAAAATTCTTCGGTTGTTGAATCGCCTAGACGTCGTTCTGGTCTACTAAGAGATCAAGTTCAGTTGGTGAAAAAGAAAGATTCATCCCGTTATGAGATTGCCCCTATTCAAGATACTTTGTCATTTGAAAAGGGTTTCTTTGTAGTGATCCGTGCATGCCAGTTATTGGTTCAAAAGAATGAGGGCATTCTGTTAGTTGGTGTAGCCGGTCCATCTGGGGCTGGGAAGACTGTATTTACTGATAAAGTCCTCAACTTTATGCCCAGTATTGCTGTCATAACAATGGATAACTACAATGATGCAACTCGTATTGTTGATGGCAACTTTGACG ATCCTAGGCTGACAGATTACGACACATTGCTTGAGAACATCCATGGCCTGAAGGAAGGGAGGTCCGTGGAAGTTcccatatatgattttaagtcAAGTTCACGAATTGGTTACAG AACAGTCGAAGTTCCCTCCTCTCGTATAGTCATTATTGAAGGGATTTATGCACTTAGTGAAAAACTAAGACCATTATTAGATCTCCGTGTCTCTGTCACTGGTGGAGTACACTTTGACCTTGTCAAGCGTGTTTTAAGAGACATTCAACGTGTTGGGCAAGAACCAGAAGAAATAATTCACCAAATTTCTGAGACG GTATATCCCATGTACAAAGCTTTCATCGAGCCTGATCTACAGACTGCACATATAAAAATCATCAACAAGTTTAATCCCTTTTCTGGATTCCAGAATCCCAGTTATATTTTAAAG TCTAAGAAGACAGTGACCCCTGAGCAAATGAAAGCAGTTCTTTCTCAAGAACATgaagaaataaaagaagaaaCTTATGATATATATCTTCTTCCACCCGGTGAAGATCCCGAAGCTTGTCAATCGTATCTGAGGATGAGGAACAGGGATGGAAAGTACAGCCTGATGTTTGAG gaGTGGGTGACTGATAGTCCATTCATCATATCACCTAGAATCACCTTTGAAGTGAGCGTTCGTCTTCTTGGTGGACTAATGGCATTAGGATACACAATTGCTGCCATACTCAAAAGAAGCAGCCATGTATTTTTTGATGAGAAGGTCTGTGTGAAAAGTGATTGGTTAGAGCAACTCAATCGCACCTACGTTCAG GTGCAAGGAAGAGACCGTTTGTATGTGAAATATATTGGAGAGCAGCTTGGATTAGATGGAACATATGTTCCTCGAACTTACATTGAACAAATACAGCTAGAAAAAGCCGTAAATGATGTGATG ACATTGCCAGATGATCTGAAAACAAAGCTTAGCATAGATGATGATTTGGTTTCAAGCCCTAAAGAAGCTTTATCTCGTGCATCTGCTGATAGGAGATCCAAATACCTTAACAG GGGTGGTGGACACTCATTTTCTAACCGTGAAAGGAATTTATCAAAGCTGACAAAACTTTCCATTAATAGTAGGCGATTTGATGGGAGGACACCTGATTCACCAGCAACAGTGGCAAATCAA GGAGTCATCACTAACCTATCAGAACAAATTTCCACTCTTAACGAAAGGATGGATGACTTTACATCTCGTATTGAAGAACTAACTTCAAAGTTCTCTCAAAGAAGAGTGCCGAGCCATCAAAATATTGCTAACCAGGCTGAATCGTGCAATGGCTCTGCAACTTCACTGTTCATGGCTGGCCTAGGAAATGGTTCATTGACCGGTCAACTGCTACCTAATTCTGCATCTTCTAACCAGTTGGCACGAGAGACCCCCCTCATGGAAGAG GTGCTACTCATAGCAAGAGGTCAACGTCAAGTGATGCATCAGTTAGACAACTTAAGTAGCCTGTTACGTGATTATGTGTCAGAAAAGGGTCAGCAAGGAGGATTACAGCCGGTCGATAAGAGCAACAGATTGACAGCAGCAATCGATTCCTATGGAGGACCCTTAATTGCAACATTGGCAATTGGTGGGCTGGGTTTCTTATTTTGCAGGGCCTTGTATTCTCAAAAGTAA
- the LOC122608956 gene encoding E3 ubiquitin-protein ligase RING1-like, producing the protein MAEVQHHENEHNDHHDLVLLDQETQVNFAMDMLNRETLVNFVMDMLHQSVEQLQFHSSSPLRIPDPWSQQQNEQTNEHEDLIWDDSAAQIDDRETLNMDFVSQRNAIQELDEQHWEILLNAHNFETNQDLPDYNQNDYEIVFGHFGETNVSNLGHPPASIIVVQNLLSVVVTNEEVENDNEVCAVCKDEIVVGMMAKKLPCAHWYHGDCILPWLEITNTCPICRYELATDNLDYERKKAERAARG; encoded by the coding sequence ATGGCCGAGGTTCAACACCATGAAAATGAACATAACGACCACCACGATTTGGTTCTCTTAGATCAAGAAACCCAGGTAAATTTCGCAATGGACATGCTTAATCGAGAAACCCTGGTAAATTTCGTAATGGACATGCTTCATCAAAGCGTCGAACAATTACAATTTCATTCATCTTCACCTTTACGTATTCCTGATCCGTGGTCACAGCAACAAAATGAGCAAACCAATGAGCATGAAGATTTAATATGGGATGATTCTGCAGCCCAAATTGATGACCGTGAAACATTAAACATGGATTTCGTATCACAACGCAATGCCATCCAAGAACTTGATGAACAACATTGGGAAATTTTATTAAATGCCCACAATTTTGAAACAAATCAAGATTTACCGGATTATAATCAAAACGATTATGAAATAGTATTTGGTCATTTTGGAGAGACCAATGTTTCAAATTTGGGCCACCCACCGGCTTCCATAATTGTGGTGCAGAATCTTTTGTCTGTGGTGGTAACGAACGAAGAAGTTGAAAACGACAATGAAGTTTGTGCTGTTTGTAAAGATGAGATTGTTGTTGGGATGATGGCAAAAAAACTTCCTTGTGCACATTGGTATCATGGTGATTGTATTCTTCCATGGTTAGAGATCACGAATACTTGTCCAATTTGTCGCTATGAGCTGGCAACCGATAATCTTGATTATGAACGAAAGAAGGCAGAACGAGCTGCCCGTGGTTGA